From a single Bryobacter aggregatus MPL3 genomic region:
- a CDS encoding IscS subfamily cysteine desulfurase — translation MKLPIYLDNHATTQCDPRVVEAMLPFFTEYFGNAASRNHSFGWVAEEGVDLAREQIAKLIGANSKEIIFTSGATESNNLAIKGVAEMYAERGNHIITAATEHKAVLDTCKHLEKQGCRVTYLPLQGSGLIDLDMLRDAITDKTILVSIMYANNEIGVIQNVTEIGKICKEKNVLFHTDGVQAAGKIPVNVIKDNIDIMSLTAHKMYGPKGVGALYVRRRNPRVQISAQMDGGGHERGMRSGTLNVPGIVGFGKAAELCHQLMDTEMPKHRAMRDRLKATLEGALEETYINGTMEHRLPHNLNMSFAYVEGESLLMGINDVAVSSGSACTSATLEPSYVLKALGLGDDLAHTSIRFGIGRFNTDEEIDYVAKKMIEVVTKLRELSPLWEMFKEGIDLSKVEWTAH, via the coding sequence ATGAAGCTCCCGATTTATCTCGATAATCACGCCACTACGCAGTGCGATCCCCGCGTCGTCGAAGCGATGCTGCCCTTCTTCACCGAATACTTTGGCAATGCGGCCAGTCGCAACCACAGCTTTGGCTGGGTTGCCGAGGAAGGTGTCGATCTCGCGCGCGAACAGATCGCCAAATTGATTGGCGCCAATTCCAAAGAGATCATCTTCACCAGCGGTGCGACCGAATCGAATAACCTTGCCATCAAGGGCGTGGCCGAGATGTATGCCGAGCGCGGCAACCACATCATCACTGCTGCCACCGAGCACAAGGCCGTTCTCGATACCTGCAAGCATCTCGAGAAGCAGGGCTGCCGGGTGACCTATCTGCCTTTGCAGGGCTCCGGCCTGATCGATCTCGATATGCTGCGCGATGCGATCACCGACAAGACCATTCTGGTCAGCATCATGTATGCCAACAACGAGATCGGCGTCATCCAGAATGTCACCGAGATCGGCAAGATTTGCAAAGAGAAGAATGTTCTCTTCCACACCGATGGTGTGCAGGCTGCCGGTAAGATTCCGGTGAACGTGATCAAAGACAATATCGACATCATGAGCCTCACCGCTCATAAGATGTATGGCCCCAAGGGCGTGGGCGCTCTCTATGTGCGCCGCCGTAACCCGCGGGTGCAGATTTCTGCCCAGATGGATGGCGGTGGTCATGAGCGCGGCATGCGTTCGGGCACGCTGAACGTTCCGGGCATCGTTGGTTTCGGGAAGGCTGCGGAGCTGTGCCACCAGTTGATGGACACCGAGATGCCGAAGCACCGCGCGATGCGCGACCGCTTGAAGGCGACACTCGAAGGCGCTCTTGAGGAGACCTACATCAATGGCACGATGGAGCATCGCCTGCCCCACAATCTGAACATGAGCTTTGCCTATGTCGAAGGTGAAAGCTTGCTGATGGGTATCAATGATGTAGCGGTGTCCTCGGGTTCTGCTTGCACCTCGGCCACTCTCGAACCCAGCTATGTGCTCAAGGCTCTCGGCCTGGGCGACGATCTGGCCCATACTTCCATCCGTTTTGGCATCGGCCGTTTCAACACCGATGAAGAGATCGATTATGTGGCCAAGAAGATGATTGAAGTTGTGACCAAGCTTCGTGAACTATCGCCTCTGTGGGAGATGTTCAAAGAAGGCATCGATCTTTCGAAGGTCGAATGGACCGCCCACTAA
- a CDS encoding dolichyl-phosphate beta-glucosyltransferase, translated as MAELSIVIPAYNEERRLGKTLDALSVWIRNQNFSVETLVVDDGSKDGTVRLVENFIAAHPDSGFALLRNPHNMGKGAAVRNGVLHSTGNWVLFSDADLSTPIEEYAKLRAAANERNPRVAIGSRAKDRSLVGRHQSAAREASGRFFNFVMRSITGLHVQDTQCGFKLMHGPSGRRIYSVQKLDGFSFDVEMLVIAQENGLGIAEVPVRWFNADDSKVTLMSGLRSFADLLTIASERRSGAYRFTS; from the coding sequence TTGGCTGAGCTTTCTATCGTCATCCCTGCCTATAACGAAGAACGCCGTTTGGGCAAAACTCTCGACGCTCTTTCCGTCTGGATCCGCAATCAGAATTTCTCTGTTGAGACCCTTGTCGTTGACGATGGTTCAAAAGACGGAACGGTCCGGCTTGTCGAAAATTTCATTGCCGCGCACCCCGACTCTGGCTTTGCGCTTCTCCGGAATCCGCACAACATGGGCAAGGGCGCTGCCGTGCGCAACGGGGTGCTGCACTCAACAGGAAACTGGGTCTTATTCTCGGATGCCGATCTTTCAACTCCCATCGAGGAGTATGCGAAATTGCGTGCTGCGGCCAATGAACGCAATCCTCGCGTAGCAATCGGCAGCCGGGCCAAGGATCGCAGTCTGGTCGGACGTCACCAATCCGCTGCACGGGAAGCTTCCGGCCGCTTCTTCAACTTCGTCATGCGCAGCATCACCGGACTCCATGTGCAGGACACCCAATGCGGTTTCAAGTTGATGCATGGGCCCTCCGGCCGCCGGATCTATAGCGTCCAGAAGCTGGACGGCTTTAGTTTCGACGTGGAAATGCTGGTGATTGCCCAGGAGAACGGACTCGGCATTGCCGAGGTTCCGGTCCGTTGGTTCAATGCTGACGATAGCAAGGTCACGCTGATGAGCGGTCTACGTAGCTTTGCCGATCTGCTCACCATCGCCAGCGAACGGCGTTCTGGTGCGTACCGCTTTACGAGCTAA
- a CDS encoding phosphatidylinositol-specific phospholipase C1-like protein → MSNSKQSLYPGEVRCYFIGLIFLAASTSPGQNPIRLRMNEIQIIGSHNSYHSGIEPSQMALIRKANPQAAAALDYRHPSLTQQLNSGVRQLELDVYADPQGAAFAAPAGLARIAKAGLPADPPFDAEPLMKPGFKVLHVKDVDYRSNCQPFIACLEEVRAWSKKHPRHLPIYILIENKDQNPKPGVYFQPDRLSPATFDDLDAEIRKVFRAAEMVTPDDVRGDKRTLEEAILSHGWPSLDSARGKVVFLLDQKRVSELYKVAHRTLSGRVMFTNAEPGNVDAAFVEVNDSQADPELIPRLIRRGYLVRTMTDGGTNREQRRNAAMGSGAQILSTDYPFGWKAANGYHVQFPAGIARCNPVLQVKGCSAAMLKE, encoded by the coding sequence ATGAGCAATTCCAAGCAGTCCCTTTATCCTGGGGAGGTGCGTTGTTATTTTATCGGGCTGATTTTCCTCGCCGCATCCACGAGCCCCGGGCAGAACCCCATCCGCTTGCGGATGAACGAGATCCAGATCATCGGGAGCCACAACAGCTACCACTCGGGAATTGAACCTAGTCAGATGGCACTGATTCGGAAAGCGAACCCCCAGGCGGCGGCCGCCCTCGACTACCGGCACCCCTCGCTGACCCAACAATTGAATTCGGGAGTCCGGCAGTTGGAGTTGGATGTCTATGCCGACCCGCAGGGCGCCGCCTTCGCCGCGCCTGCAGGACTGGCACGAATCGCAAAGGCGGGTTTACCGGCAGATCCACCGTTTGACGCGGAACCGTTGATGAAGCCGGGCTTTAAGGTGCTACATGTCAAGGATGTCGACTATCGCAGCAATTGCCAGCCCTTCATCGCCTGCCTCGAGGAGGTCCGCGCCTGGTCGAAGAAACACCCCAGGCATCTGCCGATCTACATCCTGATTGAAAACAAAGATCAGAATCCCAAACCCGGGGTGTACTTCCAGCCAGACCGGCTCTCCCCGGCAACCTTCGACGACCTCGATGCCGAGATTCGTAAGGTCTTTCGCGCGGCGGAGATGGTGACACCGGATGATGTGCGAGGAGACAAACGAACTCTCGAGGAGGCTATCTTGAGCCACGGCTGGCCGTCCCTCGACAGTGCACGCGGCAAGGTAGTGTTTCTGCTGGATCAAAAGAGAGTCAGCGAACTGTACAAGGTAGCCCATCGGACTCTCAGCGGCCGGGTGATGTTTACGAATGCAGAGCCAGGCAATGTGGACGCGGCGTTTGTGGAGGTCAACGATTCGCAAGCGGATCCGGAATTGATTCCGCGCTTGATCCGGCGCGGCTACCTCGTCCGGACCATGACCGACGGCGGAACCAATCGGGAACAGCGTAGGAATGCCGCGATGGGGAGCGGGGCCCAGATTCTGAGTACGGATTATCCGTTCGGCTGGAAGGCGGCGAACGGGTATCACGTCCAGTTTCCGGCGGGAATCGCTCGCTGCAATCCGGTTCTACAGGTCAAAGGCTGCAGCGCGGCGATGCTGAAGGAATAG
- a CDS encoding HesB/IscA family protein gives MTPTAEQTTEKLIEVTPKAISKIRDAFAKQGVSGGLRLGVLGGGCSGLSYQFKFDTKPRATDHVFDYGDVHVWVDPKSMLFLKGMILDYKESLMQSGFEFINPNASKSCGCGTSFSS, from the coding sequence ATGACCCCAACTGCTGAACAGACCACAGAGAAACTGATCGAAGTCACCCCGAAGGCGATTTCGAAGATCCGCGATGCCTTTGCCAAGCAGGGTGTGAGCGGCGGTCTTCGCCTGGGTGTGCTCGGCGGCGGTTGCTCTGGTCTCAGTTATCAGTTCAAGTTCGACACCAAGCCGCGCGCGACGGACCATGTTTTTGACTATGGCGACGTGCATGTCTGGGTCGATCCGAAGAGCATGCTCTTTCTCAAGGGCATGATTCTCGATTACAAAGAGAGCCTCATGCAAAGTGGCTTTGAGTTCATCAACCCCAACGCCAGCAAGAGCTGTGGTTGTGGCACTTCTTTCTCCTCCTAG
- a CDS encoding peptidoglycan-binding domain-containing protein → MALRSEILSGNLRLEAVSNGGAPIRPAPPRDEVDAVRRIQKALAFLGIPMGRSFAAGNGGEPDGVYGEETRLGVIQFQKRAFPANALEWDGRVGPVTLKRLDGELESRPRAPRTLPVDPAAKRRFTFRSLQTPLVIKKQDDPLPPLPAAQDLEFGRVNRISAEIRARALAPGTETLAKAALLAFLSGGGANPRELGLFFLSNRHAPPGFIRQLGKGDFWSTQVAGDKAFVANHERLVIALQEGLQDLASKAPAGADIDVSQLQEGEGQPEPLRKFATGITFAFQENPARLAGDPLAFGIGSIQGIEVRISTFFGQPDGSYRGTLSYDLLDHFGSNDSDVIDPGQASLWLLQRKLYPFQDKSAFMPYRIRITVDDVPFSGKLQ, encoded by the coding sequence GTGGCTCTTCGATCCGAGATTCTTTCCGGTAATTTACGTCTTGAAGCTGTGTCGAATGGAGGCGCTCCAATTCGCCCCGCCCCGCCACGGGATGAAGTGGATGCAGTCCGGAGAATTCAGAAAGCACTGGCGTTTCTCGGGATTCCTATGGGGCGATCTTTTGCGGCCGGTAATGGCGGTGAGCCCGATGGCGTGTATGGCGAAGAAACTCGTTTGGGTGTGATTCAGTTCCAAAAGCGCGCCTTTCCAGCCAACGCATTGGAGTGGGATGGCCGGGTGGGGCCTGTGACGCTGAAAAGGCTCGATGGCGAACTGGAGTCTCGTCCGCGTGCTCCCCGCACGCTGCCTGTCGATCCAGCCGCCAAGCGGCGGTTTACGTTCCGATCGCTCCAGACCCCGCTTGTCATCAAGAAGCAGGACGATCCATTGCCTCCTCTACCAGCCGCACAGGATCTGGAGTTTGGCCGGGTGAATCGCATTTCTGCTGAGATCCGCGCACGGGCCCTGGCTCCTGGCACTGAAACTTTGGCCAAGGCGGCGCTGTTGGCTTTTCTGTCCGGCGGCGGGGCCAACCCACGAGAGCTGGGCCTTTTCTTTCTCTCCAACCGGCACGCTCCTCCCGGATTCATTCGTCAATTGGGGAAAGGCGACTTCTGGTCAACCCAGGTGGCAGGGGATAAAGCCTTTGTTGCCAATCACGAACGGTTGGTGATCGCGCTGCAGGAAGGGCTCCAGGATCTTGCCTCCAAAGCTCCGGCAGGCGCGGATATCGACGTCAGCCAATTGCAGGAAGGGGAGGGGCAACCAGAACCTCTCCGGAAGTTTGCAACCGGGATTACCTTCGCCTTTCAGGAGAATCCGGCTCGATTGGCCGGCGATCCGCTTGCTTTCGGAATCGGCAGCATCCAGGGGATTGAAGTCCGGATCTCTACATTCTTTGGACAACCCGATGGCAGCTATCGCGGAACTCTCTCCTATGATCTTCTCGATCATTTTGGGTCGAACGACAGCGATGTCATCGATCCTGGCCAGGCATCTCTCTGGCTGCTCCAGCGCAAACTCTATCCTTTTCAGGACAAGAGTGCGTTCATGCCCTACCGGATCCGGATCACCGTGGATGATGTTCCATTCTCGGGTAAGCTGCAATAA
- a CDS encoding RrF2 family transcriptional regulator, with product MLKLTKKADYSLIALRHLAMCEHLSEANPNPVAHRSASAKEISETYHIPLPILSKVLQKLGKTGFLTSVQGTNGGYKLARDANQMSVLEVIRAVDGPVILTACFTHDRCDQSGSCTVKEPLRKVHESILKLLESISIEALTKDDPMPEGGGNPPPGARNPIPGSGSILNILPS from the coding sequence ATGCTGAAGCTCACAAAAAAAGCCGATTACAGCCTGATTGCCCTGCGCCATCTGGCCATGTGCGAGCATTTGAGCGAAGCGAACCCAAATCCTGTGGCGCATCGTTCTGCAAGCGCCAAGGAAATCTCAGAAACCTATCACATCCCACTTCCGATCCTGTCTAAGGTGCTGCAGAAGTTAGGGAAGACGGGTTTTCTCACCAGTGTCCAGGGTACCAATGGCGGATACAAACTGGCCCGGGACGCTAATCAGATGAGTGTTCTCGAAGTGATCCGAGCCGTCGACGGCCCTGTGATCCTCACCGCTTGTTTTACGCATGATCGCTGCGACCAGTCTGGCAGTTGCACGGTCAAAGAGCCTCTCCGGAAAGTGCATGAAAGCATCCTCAAGCTGCTCGAAAGCATCTCCATAGAAGCCCTGACAAAAGATGATCCTATGCCTGAGGGCGGTGGCAATCCCCCTCCCGGCGCCCGCAATCCAATTCCGGGCTCAGGCTCAATCCTCAACATCCTGCCCAGTTAG
- a CDS encoding Ig-like domain-containing protein, whose translation MYRFFLSFSALVCLCLVPALASNVVVLPQENSGATTGYIYSPEPFTQLGTFTVDPLAFQVIWHPNGQKFYVFSKSITKSITVFSGSSPYTETTSRALANISDARISPDGRRLFVLSQSLRIYDTSTDQELTGINTRGTPIDIEFSLDSNYAYVLNSNGTIAMISTANNQIISTLTVSNGPNSLTVAPNGLIYVTGQNKLVEIDGRGVLTQIGADIPLTGSNCLKTQFTPDGSRAVVACNVIGSTQIYVIDVTTRAVANASIPGALAERFKVISNSSVLYYMGISNTVFKGGLATPLSNPTQADLSGSGPVTGGKYLITSDQQPTNRYFFANSTNSVSRINLETNSLNSVLTQPTFVGPMFYTGKAQTGIPFGLTVINPSQSAITGQQGRPLVVRVLDNTSRPLSGVTVNFSTNVSGLQLDSSAAISSKDGYAMVNYTAPATTGTATVTASTSGSQGQAFTINVSAPDNGGGNNGGGTDPNSGIQIVSGNGQILFAQFLAPLPLTVRVRDGAGNPQPNVTVSWTVESGDGNVTLATSTTDAQGLAQTQYGSTLYYNDSFNGPRGTTVRASSPNGHVDFSVTSYPSSGPPPLMLPASPPAITLISPAEGTIINLPAGSTVIGAVKATIFSGTLKNFGSPIPNVAFSGSTGNDSESGVTASCSPRSLSNSSGELSCDLIGGNKLGQANIQVCAGNCQSPGRAFNFVVNVTAGAPGVIVKKQGDNQSGGPGSLTPLALRGAVTDKFGNKLAGVTVRVEVIQGEATIESLFNTTNADGDFSFLVRFGSSPGEVKVRTSAGEATTTWTLTNNVAVGNFVKTSGDNQSVGIGKPFPTPLAVQLFDASGRGISGATVTFAVQNGVATLSASSAVTNSQGIASVTATAGATAGAISVSASAVSRIVTFSLSALPPGPTITRVTNAASFQEGVTPCGLATIFGSNIAPSLNGVILGNSFVGPYALRLSNVSITVGDRTAPIVSLANLNGQEQVTFQTPCDVTGTTSTLKLTVNDGSSTATVKVLPVQPGIFETVDSAGKKIGVMIKTDGTYMSRENPALRGEVMIGFFTGLGQTVIPTTTNTPGAYNNSSQVSAQIIIGVNNEGVPVGPATMAPGLVGLYIVQFQIPEETTTGVDRPYAIGAIGSDNAYAPGNPSLIHVR comes from the coding sequence ATGTATAGGTTCTTTTTGTCTTTTTCGGCCCTCGTATGCCTGTGCCTTGTTCCGGCCCTTGCTTCGAACGTCGTTGTTCTGCCGCAGGAAAACTCCGGCGCTACCACCGGCTACATCTATAGTCCGGAACCATTCACCCAATTGGGGACATTCACTGTCGACCCCCTTGCTTTTCAGGTGATCTGGCATCCTAATGGCCAAAAGTTCTACGTCTTCTCGAAGAGCATCACCAAATCCATTACAGTCTTCTCTGGGAGCTCCCCTTACACAGAAACGACATCTCGCGCGCTTGCAAATATCAGTGATGCGCGGATTTCCCCAGATGGCCGCCGGCTTTTTGTCCTTTCTCAGTCCCTCCGCATTTATGACACCAGTACCGACCAGGAACTTACTGGCATCAATACCCGTGGTACGCCGATCGACATCGAGTTTTCGCTCGACTCCAACTATGCCTACGTTTTGAATAGCAATGGCACGATTGCCATGATTAGTACTGCGAACAATCAGATCATCAGCACTCTCACGGTCTCCAATGGCCCTAATTCCCTCACGGTTGCGCCAAATGGTCTGATCTATGTCACAGGTCAAAACAAATTGGTGGAGATCGATGGCCGGGGTGTGCTGACCCAAATTGGTGCTGACATTCCTCTCACCGGGTCGAATTGCCTGAAGACTCAATTCACTCCGGATGGCAGCCGCGCGGTTGTCGCGTGCAACGTGATTGGCTCCACTCAAATTTACGTCATTGATGTTACGACGCGAGCTGTCGCAAACGCCTCAATCCCCGGTGCTCTTGCGGAGCGTTTCAAAGTCATCTCCAACTCTTCGGTGCTCTACTACATGGGCATCAGCAACACCGTGTTTAAAGGTGGATTGGCCACTCCGCTTTCCAATCCGACGCAAGCAGACCTCTCTGGGTCCGGTCCAGTGACGGGCGGCAAGTACCTGATCACCTCAGATCAGCAGCCCACAAACCGTTATTTTTTTGCGAACTCTACCAATTCTGTTTCTCGGATCAACCTTGAGACGAATTCCCTGAATAGTGTTCTGACCCAACCAACATTTGTTGGCCCGATGTTTTACACGGGGAAGGCACAGACAGGAATTCCCTTTGGCCTCACGGTGATTAACCCCTCACAAAGTGCGATCACCGGCCAACAGGGACGTCCGCTTGTGGTTCGAGTTCTGGACAACACTTCGCGTCCGTTGAGCGGTGTCACTGTTAACTTCTCGACGAATGTTTCTGGACTCCAACTCGATAGCAGCGCGGCCATTTCGAGCAAAGACGGCTATGCGATGGTCAATTATACGGCTCCCGCCACAACGGGAACGGCAACAGTGACCGCCTCCACCAGTGGTTCACAAGGCCAGGCCTTCACCATTAATGTTTCGGCTCCGGACAATGGTGGTGGAAACAATGGTGGCGGTACGGACCCGAACTCCGGAATCCAGATTGTTTCCGGGAACGGCCAGATTCTATTTGCCCAGTTCCTCGCGCCTCTCCCTCTGACGGTCCGCGTGCGTGACGGTGCTGGCAACCCGCAGCCCAATGTCACGGTGTCCTGGACGGTGGAGAGCGGTGACGGGAACGTCACTCTGGCCACTTCGACCACCGATGCACAAGGTCTCGCGCAGACCCAGTATGGCTCAACGCTGTACTACAACGATTCCTTTAATGGTCCTCGTGGTACGACGGTCCGTGCCAGTTCTCCCAATGGTCATGTTGACTTTAGTGTCACTTCGTATCCCTCGTCTGGACCTCCACCTCTGATGTTGCCTGCCAGCCCGCCAGCAATCACACTGATCAGCCCGGCTGAAGGTACGATCATTAATCTTCCTGCCGGATCCACTGTGATAGGCGCCGTGAAAGCCACCATCTTTAGCGGTACTCTTAAAAATTTTGGATCCCCGATTCCCAATGTGGCGTTTTCCGGTTCCACAGGAAACGATTCTGAATCGGGTGTGACTGCCAGCTGCTCGCCGAGATCGCTTTCCAATTCGTCTGGCGAGCTTTCCTGCGACCTCATCGGTGGAAACAAGTTGGGCCAAGCGAATATCCAGGTCTGCGCAGGCAACTGCCAGAGCCCCGGTCGTGCTTTCAACTTCGTGGTGAACGTCACCGCTGGCGCACCTGGCGTCATTGTGAAGAAACAGGGTGATAATCAGTCTGGCGGTCCCGGCAGCCTGACGCCTCTTGCTCTCCGCGGCGCTGTCACCGACAAATTCGGCAACAAGCTTGCAGGAGTTACGGTTCGCGTAGAAGTAATCCAGGGCGAAGCGACCATCGAATCGTTGTTCAATACGACCAACGCCGACGGCGACTTCTCCTTCCTGGTCCGCTTCGGTTCTTCTCCCGGCGAAGTCAAGGTCCGTACTAGCGCAGGTGAAGCGACCACGACCTGGACACTCACCAACAACGTTGCAGTCGGAAACTTTGTGAAGACTTCAGGCGATAACCAGTCGGTCGGAATTGGCAAGCCCTTCCCGACACCGCTGGCTGTCCAGCTCTTTGATGCCTCGGGCCGTGGGATCTCTGGCGCGACGGTAACGTTTGCAGTGCAAAATGGCGTTGCAACGCTCTCTGCCAGTTCGGCTGTTACCAATAGCCAAGGTATCGCTTCTGTTACGGCGACTGCCGGTGCCACTGCTGGCGCCATTTCGGTTTCGGCTTCTGCCGTCTCCCGCATTGTCACCTTCAGTCTTTCGGCATTGCCTCCTGGACCGACGATCACCCGCGTCACCAATGCGGCCAGCTTCCAGGAAGGCGTTACGCCCTGTGGACTCGCGACGATTTTCGGCTCGAATATCGCACCGAGTCTCAATGGTGTGATTCTTGGCAACAGCTTTGTTGGGCCTTACGCGCTCCGTCTGAGCAATGTCTCGATTACGGTCGGTGACAGAACGGCTCCGATTGTCTCCTTGGCCAACTTGAACGGTCAGGAACAGGTTACTTTCCAGACGCCTTGCGATGTCACGGGTACGACTTCAACCTTGAAGCTGACCGTGAATGATGGTTCGAGCACGGCGACGGTGAAAGTTCTGCCGGTACAGCCGGGTATCTTCGAGACTGTCGATTCGGCGGGTAAGAAGATTGGCGTCATGATCAAGACGGACGGGACCTATATGAGCCGTGAGAACCCTGCCCTGCGTGGCGAGGTCATGATTGGCTTCTTTACGGGTCTTGGCCAGACGGTCATCCCCACCACAACCAACACTCCTGGTGCGTACAACAATTCGAGCCAGGTCTCTGCACAGATCATCATCGGTGTGAACAATGAAGGCGTTCCTGTTGGTCCTGCCACGATGGCGCCGGGCCTGGTGGGTCTCTACATTGTTCAATTTCAGATTCCGGAAGAAACGACGACTGGCGTGGATCGGCCTTATGCGATCGGCGCCATCGGTTCTGACAACGCTTACGCTCCGGGTAACCCCTCCCTGATCCACGTCCGCTAA
- the hscB gene encoding Fe-S protein assembly co-chaperone HscB yields MALLSPPSQMDYYRVLGLDPKLQLDRNELQQLFYQRSRELHPDRFARAEASVRDAALLESSLLNDAYRTLRDPLARAEYVLKQGGFDISLQGTKDVPPELLEEVFELNMALEELKAGDESARPQLTTARDNFEAMLAQSSIELDKLFTAYDAAPGEESLKPIRALLNRRRYIQNLLRDVNGYLSN; encoded by the coding sequence GTGGCACTTCTTTCTCCTCCTAGTCAGATGGATTACTATCGCGTTCTGGGTCTCGACCCAAAGTTGCAGCTCGATCGAAACGAGCTGCAACAACTGTTTTATCAGCGCAGCCGCGAACTACACCCGGATCGCTTTGCGCGCGCCGAGGCGAGTGTCCGCGATGCGGCGCTGCTCGAGAGTTCGTTACTCAACGATGCCTATCGTACGTTGCGCGATCCGCTGGCCCGTGCCGAGTATGTCCTCAAGCAAGGCGGCTTCGACATCAGCCTGCAAGGCACGAAGGATGTGCCTCCTGAGCTGTTGGAAGAGGTCTTTGAGTTGAACATGGCGCTGGAGGAGTTAAAGGCGGGAGATGAATCGGCTCGTCCGCAATTGACTACGGCCCGGGACAACTTTGAGGCCATGCTCGCTCAGTCCAGTATCGAGTTGGACAAGTTGTTCACCGCCTACGATGCCGCTCCCGGAGAAGAGTCTTTGAAGCCGATCCGGGCGCTGTTGAACCGCCGTCGCTACATACAAAATCTCCTCAGGGATGTGAATGGGTACCTTTCAAATTGA
- the iscU gene encoding Fe-S cluster assembly scaffold IscU, producing MAYSEKVVDHYTNPRNVGSMDKNDPHVGTGMVGAPECGDVMKLQIKVDPISGIIEDAKFKTFGCGSAIASSSLATEWLKGKTVDQAMEIKNTEIVNELALPPVKVHCSVLAEDAIKAAITDYKKKAVSTPALV from the coding sequence ATGGCATATTCCGAAAAAGTAGTAGATCACTACACCAATCCGCGCAACGTCGGTTCGATGGACAAGAACGATCCGCATGTCGGCACCGGCATGGTGGGCGCCCCTGAGTGTGGCGACGTTATGAAGTTGCAGATCAAGGTGGACCCGATCTCCGGCATCATCGAAGACGCGAAGTTCAAGACCTTTGGTTGTGGTTCCGCCATTGCCAGCTCGAGCCTCGCCACCGAGTGGCTGAAGGGCAAGACTGTCGACCAGGCGATGGAAATCAAGAACACGGAGATCGTCAACGAGCTGGCTCTGCCACCCGTGAAGGTCCATTGCTCCGTGCTTGCCGAAGACGCCATCAAGGCGGCGATCACCGATTACAAAAAGAAAGCTGTTTCCACACCGGCACTTGTATGA